AGATGTGCCGGGTACTGGCGGTCAGCCGCTCGGGGTTCTATGCCGCCCAGCAGCGCCGGCCCGCAGTATGCGTGGCCAGCGTTCACCTGAAGGCTGCGTTCATGGCCAGTGGCCGCAGCTACGGAAGCCGGCGGCTGCGGGCGGCGCTGCGCATGCAAGGCTTCACGCTGGGCCGCCACCGCGTGCGTACACTGATGAAACGGAACGGATTGCGGCCGAAGTGGCGGCGCAAGTTCGTGCACACCACCGACAGCCGGCATGACCTGCCGATCGCCGATAATCTCCTGCAACGCCAGTTCAATCCCCCCGCCGTGGATCGTGCCTGGGTCTCCGACATCACCTACATCCGGACCCGCAGCGGCTGGCTTTATCTGGCGGCGGTGCTGGACCTGTATTCACGCAAGATCGTCGGCTGGGCGATAGCGCCGACGATGACAGCCGACCTGGTTTGCACCGCCCTGCAGATGGCTATCACCGTGCGCCGGCCCAAGCCTGGGCTCATCGTGCATTCGGATCGCGGGAGTCAATATGCCAGCGGCGACCACCGCAGGCTGCTCGCCGCTCATCACCTCGTCGCCAGCATGAGCCGCAAGGGCAACTGCTGGGATAACGCCGTCATGGAACGCTTCTTCCTGAATCTGAAGATGGAACGGGTTTGGCAACGCGACTATGCCAATCACGCTGAAGCCATCACTGACATCACCGACTACATCGTCGGCTTCTACAACAGCGTCCGGCTCCATTCCACGCTCGGCTATCGAGCTCCCACCCACTACGAAATGGCAACCGCCTGATTCCCCTATCGGGGTGTCCGAAATTACTTGACCACAACACTTTCGCTTTTCCGGTTGATCAATGGGGGCGAGGCCCGTCAGCGAGGCCGCCAAACGCCATCTATGCCCACCGATAGATGTCGATAGGCACAGAATGAATTTATTTTTGTTTTCAGTTGGTTATATCGTACTTCAGCGTAAATTCGGCGGCGTTCGGAGGGGTCTGAATCATTCCCACTCGATCGTCGCCGGCGGCTTGCCGGAGATGTCGTAGACGACGCGGGAGATGCCGTTGACTTCGTTGACGATGCGGCGGGCGCAGACGTCGAGGAGTTCGTACGGCAGGTGCGCCCAGCGGGCAGTCATGAAGTCGATGGTTTCGACGGCGCGCAGAGCGATGACGGGTTCGTGGCGGCGGCCGTCACCCATGACGCCGACACTCTTGACCGGCAGGAACACGGCGAAGGCCTGGCTGACCTGATCATAAAGATCAGCCTTGCGCAGTTCTTCGATGAAGATGGCGTCGGCCTTGCGCAGTTTGTTGGCGGCGTCCTGCGTGACGGCGCCGAGGATGCGCACGCCCAGACCGGGTCCGGGGAACGGGTGGCGGTAGACCATCTCGCGCGGCAGGCCGAGCTCCACGCCGATCTTGCGCACTTCGTCCTTGAACAGTTCGCGCAAGGGCTCGACCAGCTTGAGCTTCATGTGCGCCGGCAGGCCGCCGACGTTGTGATGGCTCTTGATGACGTGGGCCTTGCCGGTCTTGCTGCCGGCGGATTCGATCACGTCCGGATAGATCGTGCCCTGAGCCAGGTAATCCACTTCGGTGAGCGTGGTGGCTTCTTCGTCGAACACGTCGATGAACAGGCCGCCGATGACCTTGCGCTTGGCTTCAGGGTCGTCCACGCCTTCGAGCGCTTGCATGAAGCGATCTTCGGCGTTGACGCGGATGACCTTGACGCCGAGGTGCTGTGCAAACACGCGCATCACCTGATCGCCTTCGTCCAGGCGCAACAGGCCGTGGTCGACGAACACGCAGGTGAGCTGGTCGCCGATGGCCTTGTGCAGCAGGGCGGCTACCACGGATGAGTCGACGCCGCCGGACAGTCCCAGCAGGACCTTGCCGCCGCCGACTTCCTCACGCACTCGCGCGATGGCGTCGTCGATGATCTTGCCGGGCGTCCAGCTCGATCCGCAGCCGCAGAGGTCGTGCACGAAACGCGACAGAATGCGCGCGCCCTGCGTGGTGTGCGTGACCTCGGGATGGAATTGCACGCCGTAGTAGCGGCGCTCGTCGTCGGCCATCGCGGCCAGCGGTACGTCACGCGTCTGGCCGCAGGCGAAGAAGCCTTCCGGCAATTGCACGACACGGTCGCCATGGCTCATCCAGACGTCGAGCAGGCCGTGGCCCTTGGCGTTGACGCGGTCCTCGATGTCCTGGAACAGCTTGCTGTGTCCGCGCGCGCGGACTTCGGCGTAGCCGAATTCGCGCGTGTCCGAGGCTTCGACCACACCGCCGAGCTGGGCGGCCATAGTCTGCATGCCGTAGCAGATGCCGAACACCGGCACGCCGAGTTCGTAAACCATCATCGCGGCGCGCGGCGAATTTTCGGCCGTAACCGATTCCGGGCCGCCGGACAGGATGATGCCCTTGGGGGCAAAGGCGCGAATGTCCGCCTCGTCCATGTCCCAGGGGTGCAGCTCGCAGTAGACGCCGAGTTCGCGCACGCGGCGGGCGATCAACTGGGTGTACTGACTGCCGAAGTCCAGGATCAGGATTCGGTCAGCATGAATATCCGCCATCTACGGGTTCCCGGCGATCGTGTGGTGAGAGGCTGGCGTCATTCGACGCGGTAGTTCGGTGCTTCCTTGATGATGGTTACGTCGTGCACATGCGATTCCTTGATGCCCGCTGCGGTGATCTTGTTGAAGCGGGTCTTGGTGCGCAGTTCGTCGATGCTCTTGCAGCCGGTGTAACCCATGGAGGCGCGCAGACCGCCGATCAGCTGATGAACAATCGACGCCATCGGGCCCTTGTACGGAACGCGACCTTCGATGCCTTCGGGCACCAGCTTTTCGACTTCGGTGGTGGTGTCCTGAAAGTAGCGGTCCTTGGAGCCGCTGGTCTGCGCCATCGCGCCCAGCGAACCCATGCCGCGATAGGACTTGTACGAACGCCCCTGGTACAAATCGACCTCGCCCGGCGATTCTTCGGTGCCGGCGAACATGGAACCGATCATCACCGCATTGGCGCCGGCGGCCAGCGCCTTGGAAAAATCGCCCGAATAGCGAATGCCGCCATCGGAAATCAGTGGAACGCCCATGCCCGCGAGCGCTTCGGCCACGCCCATGACGGCGCTGATCTGCGGCACGCCGACGCCGGCGACCACGCGCGTGGTGCAGATCGACCCCGGACCGATGCCGACCTTGACCGCATCCGCCCCGGCTTCGACCAGCGCCAGCGCACCTTCCGGCGTGGCAATGTTGCCGCCGATGACTTGCAGGTCTGGATACTGCTGCTTGACCCAGCTGACGCGGTCGAGCACGCCCTTGGAATGACCGTGCGCGGTATCGACGACCACGACATCGACGCCGGCCTCGACCAGCGCCGCGATGCGCTCTTCGGTTTCGGGACCGGTGCCGACGGCGGCGCCGACGCGCAGACTGCCCTTTTCGTCCTTGCAGGCGCGCGGAAAGTCGCTGGACTTCTGGATGTCCTTGACGGTGATCATGCCGCGCAGCGCGAAGTGATCGTTGACGACCAGCACTTTCTCGATCCGGTGCTGATGCAGTTTGGCAACGACTTCCTCGCGACTGGCGCCCTCATGCACCGTGACCAGACGCTCTTTCGGCGTCATCACGATCGACACCGGCTCGCCGTAACGCGATTCGAAACGCAGGTCGCGACTGGTGACGATGCCGACCAGATGGTCGCCGTCGACCACTGGCACGCCGGAAATCCTGTGGTCACGCGTGAGCTTGAGGACTTCGCCGATGGTCATGTTCGGCGGTACGCAGATCGGGTCGACGATCACGCCGGACTCGTACTTCTTGACCTGACGGACTTCCGCAGCCTGCTGCGCCGCGGTCATGTTCTTGTGGACGATGCCGAGCCCGCCTTCCTGCGCCAGCGCGATCGCCAGCTTGGCTTCCGTGACCGTATCCATCGCGGCCGAAAGCAGGGGAATGTTCAGGCGGATCGTGCGGGTCAGCTGCGTGCTGGTGTCAACCTGGCGCGGCAACACGTCCGAATAGGCGGGCAGCAGCAGCACGTCGTCGAAAGTCAGGGCTTCGTGCTGAATGCGCATCGAGAGACGGTTCTGCGGGGAGTTCTGGGGGAAAGGTTTATCTACCATGCGATAGTATAAAAGCATTCTCCCCGACTCGCCCATGGATCTCGCCGACCGCTCCCCCACCGGCGCGCCGCCGCGCACCGTCTACAGCGTTTCCGAACTGTCGGAACTGCTGCGGCAGCTGCTGGACGCCAACCTGCCGCGGCTGTGGGTCCAGGGCGAGCTGTCCAACTTCTCGCGGCCGGCATCGGGGCACTGGTATTTCACGCTCAAGGATTCCGGCGCACAGTTGCGCTGCGCGATGTTTCGCGGCGCCAACCAGCGGGTGCTGCCCAAACCCAAGGAGGGCGACGAGGTTCTGATCCGCGGTCAGATCGGACTCTACGCGGCGCGCGGCGATCTGCAGATGATCGTCGAACACATGGAGCCGGCCGGCACCGGCGCGCTGCTGCGCGAATTCGAGGAACTCAAGCGGCGCCTGGCGGCCGAAGGCCTGTTCGACGCCGGCCTGAAACGCCCGATTCCGGCCGTGCCACGCCGCATCGGCCTGATCACCTCGGCCACCGGCGCCGCCGTTCACGATGTGCTGAGCACGCTGCAGCGCCGCTTTCCGCTGGCCGAGGTTTCGCTGTATCCGGTGCCGGTACAGGGCACGGCGGCAGCACCCGCCATCATCAAAGCCTTGCAACAGTTGCCGCGCCGCGTGGCGGTGGACGTGGTGCTGCTGGTGCGCGGCGGCGGCTCCCTGGAGGACCTGTGGTCATTCAACGAGGAAGCGGTGGCCCGCGCGGTCCGCGCCTGTGCCGTGCCGGTGATCTGCGGCGTGGGCCACGAAATCGACACCACGATCGCGGATTTTGCCGCCGATCTGCGCGCGCCCACGCCGACCGCCGCCGCTGAACTGGCGACGCCGAGCGTGGCGGACTGGCTGAGCCGCGTGCAGCAGGCGCAGACCGCACTCTCGCAGCGTCATTCGGTGCTGCGTCGCGTCGCCGGCGAACGGCTGGAGACGCTGCGGGCCCGGCTGGACCGTGCGCATCCGCAGCGGCGCCTGCAACAGAACGAACAGCGGCTGGACGAGCTGGAGGCGCGGCTGATCGCAGCCTTCACGCGTGGACGTACGCGGGCCACGGAGCGGCTCGGCAACGCCTCGGCACGGCTGCGCGCCGCAACGCCGCAGCGGCGCCTGCGACTGGCCCTGCGCGAACTCGAATCCCTGCAATTGACCTTGCATGGGGCACAGCAGCGAAACCTTGCGCAGGCCGAACAACGACGCGCGCGCGCCGAAGCCTTGCTGCTGGCGGTGAATCCGAAGGCGGTGCTGGAACGGGGCTATGCGATCGTCAGCAACGCGCAGGGTCAGGTGGTGCGTTCCGTGCAGGCCGTTCAGGCCGGAGACGCGTTGCGCCTGAGTCTGGTCGACGGGCAGCTCGGCGTCCGTGTCGATTCGGACACCGATCCGTCTCGAAGTTGAAACCGGGAGCCTCGAACCTGCTCCCATCGTCGTTCAGTCATCGGAGCCTGCCCTTGAACCCGTCCACCGTCCTGCCGTACCGTGCCGGTCTCGTCTTCACCGCGTTCGCGACCTTGCTGCTCGCCGCCTGCGCCAGCCAGCCACCCGCGCCGCCGCAGACCGCAACGATCAAGCTGATCGCGTTCAACGATTTTCACGGCAACCTGGCGCCGCCGGGCCGCGGGCTGGAAGTTCCGGACCCCTCCGATGCCTCGGCCACGCTGAGGCTGCCGACCGGCGGGGTCGCCTATCTCGCGGGCGCCGTTTCCGAGCTCAAGGCACAGAATCCTTTGAACGTGGTGGTGGCCGCCGGCGACCTGATCAGCGCCTCGCCGCCGACCTCGGCGCTGTTCCGCCAGGAACCAAGCATCGAGGCACTCAATGCGCTCGGACTGGAATACAGCGCCGTCGGCAATCACGAATTCGACCAGGGCATCGACGAGCTTCGCCGCCTCCAGAATGGCGGCTGCGGCGGACCCGGCGCGCCGGGCACCGAATCCTGTGTCAAGGGTCCGTTCACCGGTGCCCGTTTTCGCTACCTCGGTGCGAATGTGACCGAACAGGCATCGGACACGCCGGCCTTCCCGCCCTACCTGATCAAGCGCTTTCAGGTGGACGGCCGCCCGATCGGCGTGGCGTTCATCGGCGAGGTATTGAAAGGCACACCGGCCATGGTGACCGCCAGCGGGATCGCCGGCCTCGAGTTTCGCGACGAAGCCGACACCGCCAATGCGCTGGTTCCGGAAATCCGGGCTCAGGGTGTGGAGGCGATCGTGCTGCTGCTGCACGAGGGCGGATACAACCAGGGTGGCTTCGACGCCTGCGAAGGCCTGTCCGGTCCGGCGGTCGGCATCCTGCAGCGGCTCGATCCGGCGATCGATGTGGTCATCAGCGGACACACGCATCAAGCCTACAACTGCCAGATCGCCGGTCGCCTGCTGACCAGCGCCGCTTCCTACGGCCGCGTGATCAGCGACATCGATCTGGTGCTGGATCGCAACAGTGGCGAGGTGCTCAGCGCCCATGCGCGCAATCTGCCGGTGGTCAACACGGCCGTGCCCGAGGCGCCGCAGTGGCCGGCATTCACTCCGGACCCGGTGGTGACCGCCATCGCCCGGCAATACGAAGAGCTCGCGGCACCGTTGGCAAATCGCGTGGTCGGTCAGGCCAGCGGTCTGGTTTCGCGTCAGCCGAATGTCCACGGTGAGAGCGTGCTGGGCGATGTCATCGCCGATTCCCAACTCGCCGCCACGCGCGAGCACGGCGCACAAATCGCGCTGATGAATCCGGGCGGCATCCGCGCCGATCTCGGTTACGGGGAGCAGAACGAGCAAGGCGTGCCGATCAGCTGGGGTGAGGTGTTCACCGCGCAGCCATTCGGCAACAATCTGGTGACGATGACGCTCAGCGGCGCTCAGATTCATCGCCTGCTGGAATCGCAGTGGCGCGAGGGCGCCGAGAGCACCTTGCTGCAGGTTTCAGACGGATTCAGTTACGCTTGGGACGGGCGCCAGCCGATCGGTCAGCGCATCGATCCCGACAGCATTCGGCTCGGCGGCGCGACGCTCGATGCCACCCGCAACTACCGCGTCACGGTCAATAACTTTCTCGCGGGCGGTGGCGATGGATTCGAGCTTCTCGGCGCCGGGACCGACGTCGATGTCGCAGGCTCGGACCTCGACGCGATGCTGGACTGGCTGGCTTCGAACTCACCGATCAAAGCCCGGCCCCAAGAGCGGATTCACCGAATCGATACGCCCCAGTAGTCCTCCCATGAGAAGACTACGGACATGGGGTGTGCGCCGAACCGATGAGTACCGCCTACTCCCGGAGGGAGAGGGCGTAAATCGTTCATGGCACTGCCCGCAATGATCAGGTGGGTCCGCCGAGCCGAACCGGCCAGGTGTTCTTGTAGCCGAAGCGCTGCTCGATCTCGGAGGACAGGCGTTTGGCCTGCTCGGCCGAGCCGAAGCCCGGCAGGACCACGCGATACCACAGCGCGCCCTTGACCTCGGCGCTGCGCACCTCCGCCGGATAACCGCCGCCGCGCAGACGCAGCGCCTGCGCCTCGGACTTTTCACGGTCCCGAAACGCCACGACGCTCAGCGCCCAGGGGCCTGCGGAACTTGCCGCCAGCGGCGTCGGATCGGCCGGAACGGCTGCGGGAACCGTTGCCGGGGCCGGCTGCCGACGCGGCGGTGCGACGATTGGCGCAGTCGCTGGCAGCGCAGCCTGCGCCGCCGGACTCGGTGAACGCTCAGGCGCGGACACCACGGGTTCGGAACGGGCGCTTGTCTGCGGCCCGGGCCGCCGCGGCTCCGGGACCGGAGCGGCCGGCGCCGAAGCCACCTGCACGCCGGGCAGGCCGACCACACCGAAGGCGGTGCGCATGGCCACCCAGTCGTCGCTGTCGCGCAGGATACGGACCGGCTGCAGACCCTTGTTGAGCCGGTAGCAGGCCTGCGGCACCAGGGTGTCGTAGACCTCGCCTTCGGTCACGTTGGCCTGGCCGCTGGCCACGCAGACCACCTGCCGACCGTTGAGGTTCTCGAAGAAGTATTCGCCGCTGCCGAGCGTCAGCCGCTGATCGCCCATGTAGATGTAAATCGGCCAGTTGGTGGAAATCTGCGGATGCTTCCAGACCACTCGAAGATAGCCCTGACGCAGGCGGAACACGGTGCGCAGGTCATCGTCGTAGCTGGCGAACGGCAGCCGGTCGAACAGCACCAGCGCGTCGGATCCGAGATCGATGAAACCGTGGCGGGCGAACTCCAGTCGGGCGCGCGACTGCGGACCCAGGCTCAGGGCATCACCGCTCTTGATGTCGGTGCTGGCGGTCAGCGGCTCGCGCTGCTCGCCACGGATGCGCTCGACATCGGCACTCGCCGAATCGTAGACCAGCACACCGGCCTGCGCCTGGGCGGCACCCAGAAGCAGAACAGCGGACAACAGCACGCGAACATTCGACATGCCGACAGTTTAGAGCCTGTTGCCGCCGCGCGCGCTGCGCGTGGACTGCGCCGGTGCAGGCTCAGAATGGCGCGCCGGGTGCGATGAACCAGCCTTGCGCGTAGTCCACGCCGATGTTCTTCAGAATCTCGAGCACACCTTCATGCTCGACGTGCTCGGCGATCACCTTGAGATTCATTTCGTGCCCGATTCGGTTGATCGCCTCGACCATGCCGCGATCGACCCGGCTTTCATCGACCGAGCGCACGAAGCTGCCGTCGATCTTGAGGAAGTCCACCGGCAGATTCTTGAGATACGAGAACGAGGCCATGCCCGCGCCGAAATCATCGAGCGCGAAACGCACACCGAGATTCGAAAGCTCACGGATGAAGTGCACGGCATCGGTGAGGCGTGACACCGCTGCGGTCTCGGTGATCTCCATGCACAGGCGCCGCGGATCGATCCCGCTGGAGCGGATCGCGGCACCGGCGAATTCGAGAAATTTCTCATCACCGATGGACTGACCTGAGACATTCAAGGCATAGATGATGCCGTCGTCCTCGCGTGCGGCGAGCCCGTCCAAGGTCGTGCGTAGGACCCAGCGGTCGATCGAACTCATCAGAAAGTAACGCTCGGCGGGCGGGATGAACCGGGATGGCGGCACCAGCTTGCCGTCTTCACCCCGCAGGCGCACCAACAGCTCACGGTAGACGACCCGCGTCGGATCGCTGACGCTGACCACATCCTCGGCCATCAGCATGAAGCGGTCCTGCTCCAGCGAGCTGGCGATCCGGCCCACCATGTCCATCTCGGTGTAGCGTTGCTCCACCTCGTCGCTGTCACCGGCAAATCGCGCGCGGTCACGCCCCGCATCCTTGGCCGCAAAGCACGCCGAATCGACCTGCGACAAGGTGAACGACACCGCGCTCTCGCCGGCCGCCAATACCGAAACGCCGATGCTGCAGGTGATCGAATGGGTCTGCTCGCCCCAGACGAAGCGGAAGGCGCGGATGCTGCCGAGCAGTTCGTCGACGACGGTGCGTGCACGCTGCAGGTCGCAGTGCTGCAGCAGGACGCCGTATTCGTCGCCGCCGAGACGGGCCAACACATCGGTCAGGCGCAGCTGTCCGCGCAGGATCGCGCTGACCTGCCGCAGCAACTCGTCGCCGGCCGCGTGCCCCAGCGTGTCGTTGATGATCTTGAACTGATCCAGATCGATGAAGCAGACCACATAGCGCGCCCGCGAGCCCTGTACCTCACAGGCTGCCTGCTTCACCCGCCGCTCGAACTCCTCGCGGTTCAGCAGGCCGGTCAGCGAATCGTGAGAAGCGCGATAGTTGAGTTCGTCGGACAACAGGGTCTGATCGGTCAGGTCGGTAATCGCACACATCGCGCCTTCGACCCCGTCATTGCCGAACACGCAGGCGATCGTCAACCGTGCGATCAATTTCCGGCCGTCGCGGGCCAGGATGACGCAATCTTCGGTGACGTGCCTTGCAGAGCGCTCGCTCAAGGCCCACAGAATCGGACTTTCCAGAGGCTCTCCGTCCGCCGTCATCAGCGTCAGGACCTGATCGTGAGGACGCCCCAGCGCCTCCTGTCGCGACCAGCCGATCAGTCGCTCGGCCGGCGGCATCAGCTCCACGATATGCGCCTGGGCGTCGACCACCAGCAGGCCGTCGCTGATGGCGCGCATGGCCGCCGCCAGTTGCCGGCTGGCAGCGGCCTGGAAATGCGGCTTGCGAATTTCGACGATGGTTTCGCCATTGCCGATGCGCGTCAGACGAAGCCGCACCGGCTTTTCGGCCTTGCCACGCATCAGCGAAAGATCGCACTCGACCGCTTCGCCGTCATCCAGTGCATTCCAGACCTGTGCGAAATGCTGGAGCCGGGAAGGCGCCACCACATCGGCAAAACGGCGGTCCATCAAGCCGCCAGGTGGCAATTGCAACAGATCGCCGACGGATGCGCTGGTCTGCAGCACGGTCGTGTCGTCGGCAAGCAACACCATTGCCGCATCGGCCAGCCGCACCCATTCGCGCATCGGCGCTGTCGAACTATTGTTCAAAAAAATGCTCACCACCGCAGCCTAACCAAGCCGAGACTGCAGATGAAATCCCCAAATCCGACTATGCACCGAATGTTTCCGGCATTTTCGGCCCCTACGAACGTGACGCATTGTCGCTTACAAACCGATCGCACCACACTCTTGTCAACCCGAATCCGAGTTCGCTCGGCTATCGACAAGCTGCCAGGCTGCCCCTATGGCGCCTCGGCCGACAGGACCGGCAGTGCCAAAGCCAGAATTTGACGCACGCGCGCCATTCCATTTGTGACGGACTGTTCAATCTGAGCGTGAATCTCGCCTTCATCCAGTCCCGCCGCCCAGTTCACCGATACCGCGAGACTGGCGTATTCGAGACCGAGTTCACGCGCGAGTCCCGCTTCCGGCATGCCGGTCATGCCGATCATGTCGCAACCGTCGCGACGCAGACGGCGCACCTCGGCCGGTGTTTCAAGGCGCGGCCCCTGCGTCACCGCCATCACCCCGCCGTCCATAAGCTCGATACCGGCATCGGCCGCAGCCCGCAGCAAAATGGCGCGCAGTCGCGGCGTATACGGGTCGGAAAACTCCACATGCCACAAAGCATCCGGCGGACCGTCGGAATAGCTGTGGCGGCGCCCCCAGCTGTAGTCGATCAGGTCGTCGGGCACCGCGAGCTGTGCCGGGCCCATGGACTCGTGAATGCCACCAACGGCGGAAATCGAAATCACGCTGCGCACGCCGACCGAATACAGGGCCCACAGATTGGCGCGATAGTTGATGGCATGCGGCGGGATCTTGTGGCCCTCACCGTGGCGCGCGAAGAAAATCACCGGCTGATCGTTCCAGCGCCCCAGATGCAGGGGGCCCGATGGCGTGCCGTAGGGGGTATCGATACCGCGACTCTCGTCGATCACGAGACCGGGCCATTCGTTCATGCCGGTACCACCGATGACAGCAATCATCTAGCGCTCACTCCGCTGCGTCATCCGGCTCGGCGACGGCGTAGATGCCCGGCAACTGGCGCCAATAGCTCTTGTAGTCCATGCCGGCGCCGAACACGTAGCGATCTGCCACTTCGAGGCCGACGAACTCCGCGCTGACACCCGGCGCGCGCCGTGAATGGGTCTTGTCGACCAGCACCAGGGTCTTGAGCGACTCCGGCAACTGCGCGCGCAGCGCGCCCTGGACTTCGGCGAGGGTATGACCCTCGTCGAGTATGTCGTCGACGATCACGACGTGCCGTCCCTTCAGCGGCAGTGTCGGGCTGACCTTCCACACCAGTTCGCCACCGGTGGTCTTGCCGCGATAGCGCGAGGCATGCAGATAGTCGATCTCGAACGGAAAGTCGAGACGCCGGCTGACTTCCGCGGTCGTGACCAGCCCCCCCACCATGACGCAGATCAGAATCGGATTGAGGGTGGCGTATTCGGCCGCGAGCCGGGCTGCCAGGCGGTCGTAGGCAGCGTTGACGGCCGCCTCATCGTGCAGACAATCGGCCTGGGCGCGAATCTGTCGCACCTCGTCGAGCAGTTCGGACATGCTGAGTGCGGGTTCAGTCGAAGGAGGCGGAAGTCTACCCGCGGGCGCCCTCGCGCCGATAGACCGCAGCCAGCCGGCGGCTCGCCGCCGGCCGCGATTTGACCGGCAGGGCATCCAGCACCTGGACCACCGCTTCACGGTCGTTGCAGACCGGCAGCATGTCGCAGCCAGCGTCCAGCGCCATCTCGCAGCGCACCACGGCGTCGCCGACCACGGCGGCGCCTTTCATCGAAAGATCGTCACAGAACACCGCGCCCTGGTAACCGAGCTTGCGCCGCAGGTAGCTGCGTATCCACTTTCGCGACAGGCTGGCCGGCGTTTCGTCGACGGCCGAAAAACGCACGTGCGCCATCATCAACGAGGCGATGCCGTCGTGGATCAGGGCCTTGAACGGCACCAGGTCGCGGGACTCGATCTGCTCCATCGCGCGCCGATCCACCGGCAGTTCCAGATGCGAATCGGCGGCGATCGCGCCGTGCCCCGGAAAGTGCTTGCCGGTCGCGGACATTCCGTACTCGGCCATGCCGGTGATGAACGCCCGCGCCAGGGAAATCACACGGCGCGGATCTTCGTCGAAAGCACGGTCGCCGATCACCGTGCTGACGCCGTGGTCGAGATCCAGCACCGGCGCAAAACTCAGGTCGATGCCGAATGCGGTCAATTCGCGGGCGATCGTGGCGCCGTGGGCCTGCGCCGCGTGCAGCGCGCGCACCGAGCTTTCGTCCCAGAGCTTTCCAAGGCTGCGCATGCTCGGCACGCGCGAAAATCCCACGCGAAAGCGCTGAATGCGGCCGCCCTCATGGTCGACTGCCAGCAACAGACGCGGACGCTTGAGCGCCAGCAGCTCATTGCACAAGGCGCGCAACTGCTCCGGATCACTGTAGTTGCGCGCGAACAGGATCACACCGCCGATCAGCGGATGCTTGAGCACATCGCGGTCCTCGTCGCTCAACGCGAGCCCGCCGACGTCCGCCATGATCGGTCCGATCGTTGCCATGTTCGCTGGGC
This genomic stretch from Gammaproteobacteria bacterium harbors:
- a CDS encoding EAL domain-containing protein produces the protein MNNSSTAPMREWVRLADAAMVLLADDTTVLQTSASVGDLLQLPPGGLMDRRFADVVAPSRLQHFAQVWNALDDGEAVECDLSLMRGKAEKPVRLRLTRIGNGETIVEIRKPHFQAAASRQLAAAMRAISDGLLVVDAQAHIVELMPPAERLIGWSRQEALGRPHDQVLTLMTADGEPLESPILWALSERSARHVTEDCVILARDGRKLIARLTIACVFGNDGVEGAMCAITDLTDQTLLSDELNYRASHDSLTGLLNREEFERRVKQAACEVQGSRARYVVCFIDLDQFKIINDTLGHAAGDELLRQVSAILRGQLRLTDVLARLGGDEYGVLLQHCDLQRARTVVDELLGSIRAFRFVWGEQTHSITCSIGVSVLAAGESAVSFTLSQVDSACFAAKDAGRDRARFAGDSDEVEQRYTEMDMVGRIASSLEQDRFMLMAEDVVSVSDPTRVVYRELLVRLRGEDGKLVPPSRFIPPAERYFLMSSIDRWVLRTTLDGLAAREDDGIIYALNVSGQSIGDEKFLEFAGAAIRSSGIDPRRLCMEITETAAVSRLTDAVHFIRELSNLGVRFALDDFGAGMASFSYLKNLPVDFLKIDGSFVRSVDESRVDRGMVEAINRIGHEMNLKVIAEHVEHEGVLEILKNIGVDYAQGWFIAPGAPF
- a CDS encoding S-methyl-5'-thioinosine phosphorylase, encoding MIAVIGGTGMNEWPGLVIDESRGIDTPYGTPSGPLHLGRWNDQPVIFFARHGEGHKIPPHAINYRANLWALYSVGVRSVISISAVGGIHESMGPAQLAVPDDLIDYSWGRRHSYSDGPPDALWHVEFSDPYTPRLRAILLRAAADAGIELMDGGVMAVTQGPRLETPAEVRRLRRDGCDMIGMTGMPEAGLARELGLEYASLAVSVNWAAGLDEGEIHAQIEQSVTNGMARVRQILALALPVLSAEAP
- a CDS encoding hypoxanthine-guanine phosphoribosyltransferase, translated to MSELLDEVRQIRAQADCLHDEAAVNAAYDRLAARLAAEYATLNPILICVMVGGLVTTAEVSRRLDFPFEIDYLHASRYRGKTTGGELVWKVSPTLPLKGRHVVIVDDILDEGHTLAEVQGALRAQLPESLKTLVLVDKTHSRRAPGVSAEFVGLEVADRYVFGAGMDYKSYWRQLPGIYAVAEPDDAAE
- the nagZ gene encoding beta-N-acetylhexosaminidase, encoding MADVGGLALSDEDRDVLKHPLIGGVILFARNYSDPEQLRALCNELLALKRPRLLLAVDHEGGRIQRFRVGFSRVPSMRSLGKLWDESSVRALHAAQAHGATIARELTAFGIDLSFAPVLDLDHGVSTVIGDRAFDEDPRRVISLARAFITGMAEYGMSATGKHFPGHGAIAADSHLELPVDRRAMEQIESRDLVPFKALIHDGIASLMMAHVRFSAVDETPASLSRKWIRSYLRRKLGYQGAVFCDDLSMKGAAVVGDAVVRCEMALDAGCDMLPVCNDREAVVQVLDALPVKSRPAASRRLAAVYRREGARG